Proteins encoded by one window of Salvia splendens isolate huo1 chromosome 14, SspV2, whole genome shotgun sequence:
- the LOC121763877 gene encoding EID1-like F-box protein 3 — protein sequence MGEWGRASQVPRLSESASSGLVNERVLFLVFEHMKWDIRTLCRVAAVSWKLRALAKRLLWRELCIYRAPRMIATLTEGATNSRIIGGWPALAKLLFFCGGCESTRHFRLSRPSPGHFAEESRFSKTSGMSFLAKSCRGDVLYVSDPCEHAAEEEGRRNDDVGVYRGVFRAFFKSRTRECLIRKRIGFEEGMRCPYCAARVWSMTAARMIPQKSAARKLGSGDGAVEYFVCLNGHLHGVCWLVHLSSDDGGGGGDEEEEGFCSGEEDDDGHNRNYANNGN from the coding sequence ATGGGGGAGTGGGGAAGAGCGAGTCAGGTGCCTAGACTCAGTGAGTCGGCTAGCTCGGGCCTGGTCAACGAGCGAGTTCTGTTTCTGGTGTTCGAGCACATGAAGTGGGACATCCGCACGCTCTGCCGAGTCGCGGCGGTGAGCTGGAAGCTCCGCGCGCTGGCGAAGCGCCTCCTGTGGCGCGAACTCTGCATCTACCGCGCGCCGCGGATGATCGCGACGCTCACGGAGGGGGCGACCAACAGCCGGATCATCGGGGGATGGCCGGCGCTGGCGAAGCTCCTCTTCTTCTGCGGCGGATGCGAGTCGACTCGGCATTTCCGCCTGAGTCGCCCCTCGCCGGGGCACTTCGCCGAGGAATCGCGATTCTCGAAGACGTCGGGGATGAGCTTTCTGGCGAAGAGCTGCAGGGGAGACGTGCTGTACGTGAGCGATCCGTGCGAGCATGCGGCAGAGGAGGAGGGGAGGCGGAACGACGACGTCGGGGTTTACCGAGGGGTATTTAGGGCTTTTTTCAAGTCGAGGACGCGGGAATGCCTAATTAGGAAGCGGATCGGGTTCGAGGAAGGGATGAGGTGCCCGTACTGCGCGGCTAGGGTGTGGAGCATGACGGCGGCGAGGATGATCCCGCAGAAATCAGCCGCTAGGAAGCTCGGATCCGGCGACGGCGCGGTGGAGTATTTCGTGTGCCTGAACGGGCACCTCCACGGCGTGTGCTGGCTGGTGCACTTGTCCTCCGAcgacggtggcggcggcggcgatgaagaagaagaaggtttCTGCAGCGGCGAGGAAGACGATGATGGCCACAACCGTAACTACGCTAACAACGGTAACTAA
- the LOC121765030 gene encoding probable glutathione peroxidase 4 isoform X2, with protein sequence MGSSSSVPEKSTHEFTVKNSKGNDINLSSYKGKVLLVVNVASKCGFTNSNYTQLTELHSKYKDKGFEILAFPCNQFLYQEPGTSQDAEQFACSRFKAEYPIFQKDRKHG encoded by the exons atggGCTCTTCTTCTTCAGTCCCAGAAAAATCCACACACGAATTCACTGTCAAG AACAGCAAAGGTAATGATATCAACTTGAGTAGCTATAAAGGGAAAGTCTTGCTCGTTGTTAATGTTGCTTCCAAATG TGGGTTCACGAATTCGAATTATACCCAATTGACTGAGCTTCACTCGAAATACAAGGATAAAG GTTTCGAGATATTGGCATTCCCGTGCAACCAGTTCTTGTATCAAGAACCCGGAACAAGCCAAGATGCAGAACAATTTGCTTGCTCCAGATTCAAAGCTGAGTATCCCATTTTCCAGAAG gatagaaaacacggttga
- the LOC121765030 gene encoding probable glutathione peroxidase 4 isoform X1, giving the protein MGSSSSVPEKSTHEFTVKNSKGNDINLSSYKGKVLLVVNVASKCGFTNSNYTQLTELHSKYKDKGFEILAFPCNQFLYQEPGTSQDAEQFACSRFKAEYPIFQKVKVNGPA; this is encoded by the exons atggGCTCTTCTTCTTCAGTCCCAGAAAAATCCACACACGAATTCACTGTCAAG AACAGCAAAGGTAATGATATCAACTTGAGTAGCTATAAAGGGAAAGTCTTGCTCGTTGTTAATGTTGCTTCCAAATG TGGGTTCACGAATTCGAATTATACCCAATTGACTGAGCTTCACTCGAAATACAAGGATAAAG GTTTCGAGATATTGGCATTCCCGTGCAACCAGTTCTTGTATCAAGAACCCGGAACAAGCCAAGATGCAGAACAATTTGCTTGCTCCAGATTCAAAGCTGAGTATCCCATTTTCCAGAAG GTGAAAGTGAATGGGCCGGCCTAA